The nucleotide window CCCTATTCTTTACGGCAGACcatgaaatttttttctttttggttatCCGGTCTATGAAATGCAACCGAAAAACATGccgttaattttattaattttatgtgaaattaataattaaaaattattaaataaaaatttagtcaaattatttaattatttaaagttAACTTAACTCAGTTTTTACTAATTCCAAAACATCTCAAGGTTGCAAAAATCGAAATTAAATcggaatataaaataaaatatttaaatgtaaTAGTTCAATGATCTAGTCCGAATCACAAATTGTActtaaattagtttaattaaaaataaaataaaattttaatttaataatttttaaatgaataaaattaaaaattccacACTTTTAAAAGAACCGGTACCACTCTAAAAGAAACTGTATGTCAAACAGATATCATCaaacaatattaaaattaaaggaGCTGTGGAGAGGACTTACCAGGTTGGTTGTGGAGGAATGAAAATGGAGAAGCTTGTGAATTGGAGGTCGTGGCTAGAGAGATGGGTGAAGCGGATGTGGCGGACTCCTGAGGAACGATGAAGGGCAGTGGATTGCTGGATTTTTGCACCGGAGCTATGGGGAATGGTGAAGGTGTTGGAGCTTGCATGCACGATGGGCTTCAAGAAAATGATCGTGAAAGTAGATGTTGCTGGGTGGGTTAATGGAGAAGCTTATCAATTGGAGGCTTATAAGTTATAACTCATAGCACAAGCGTTGAGCAAAATGTCATTCACATTGTGTGGGCTGGGCTAGCATGATAAATAGCACAACTTTTTTTATTGGGCCTATGTCTCCATACCCAAAACAAATAGAGATCAAGCCTAATCAGCACGAGAGTTCAGCCCATGTCCATGTCCCAACTCCCAAACAAAAGCCAAACGGATAACCAGCAATTGGATTGgaattataattgattttggTCCCGCCAAACGAAAACAAGTTGCTaccaatattaaattattaataatacataatatcctcattttttttattgccTGGTACTAGTGTCCAATATCAATAACTAATTTCCATGAGTGATTCTCTTAGCTTGAAAATATCCCATATCTAGGTTAGATAATTTTGATACATAACTCTAAAATTTTTACAGAATTATCTATTTACAttagtttttttaatgattattcatgttataaattaaaaaaataatatattaaaattaaattgaactttTATCATAATAGAAAAAGgcgtataaattatatatataaaaatatttgttaaatcTCAAAagccaaatattatatatttattNaataattatatttttttaaatataaaatttatattataatggACTGATAATAGTGGATATGGCATCTAAATAAGAGAAAATGGGTAGTAGGGTAGACATCTTATTTCTTTCACTTCCACAGGAATGGACGAATCACATTGCTCAGCTTGACACTGCAATTGAGCGTCACGTTACTAACCTTTTACAAACCCAACATAACGGAAAAAAGAAACTTCTACGTTTAATTTCTTTCCAGAACCTTCTCTTCTTTctgttttgggttttgagaaGCCATGGCAGCGGAGACTCAGAGATCCACGGGCACAGTGAAATGGTTCAACGCACAGAAGGGTTTCGGATTCATAGCTCCCGACGATGGCGGCGAGGATCTCTTCGTCCACCACTCTGCCATTCGATCCGACGGTTACCGTACACTCTCCGAGGGCCAGCCGGTTGAGTTTGCCGTTGATTACGGCGATGCCGGCAGAACTAAGGCCGTCGATGTCTCCTCCATGACTAGATCTCGCCCGTTTGGTGGTGGCTTTCGAGGTGGAGggggaagaggaggaagaggaaggggTGGTGGAAGGTTCGGTGGGCGTTATGGCGGCGGTGAAGGCCGGGGCGACGGTGACGGTTACAGTTACGGAAGAGGTGGAGGCGGTGGTCGTAGAGGAGGAGGTTATGGCGGTGGAGGAGGCCCTGAGTGTTACAATTGTGGACGAACAGGTCACTTGGCGAGAGATTGTTACCAGGGACAGGGTGGTGGAAACCGGAGACGAGGCGGCGGCGGCGGTGGTGGTGGAGGTTGTTTTAACTGTGGGGAGAAAGGGCATTTTGCGAGAGAATGTCCGAACGCTGAAAATTGAGTGTTGattctgatctttgaattctgtTACTGTTTGTTGGGTACATAGATTCTGCAGATTGTGCGCACAAGAgtattttattgttaattttaattttcattttcattattGGGGTTTTGCATGAGTTgctatatttaattaattaattctattaaATGCGGGTTGCTTCTCATCTCATCGATCTTAAAgtggttgtggttgttgttCGCCATTTTCTGCATTTATTTGCATGGTGGCAATCATGCATGCCTGCCATACATTGTGGTTGAGTTctcatattaaattatttaacaattttgaAGTATTCCTTCCATATAAAAACAGGTAGTTAAGTTTCTTTTGTAAATTATGGATgtttggaaaaaaataaagaaagaatagTAGTTGATGATTGTGGGGGCAAGATCTAACTCGGCTAACAGACCTTATCCATTTTGGTAACAATCTCTGCTGGGCATTCCCGCAGATGCAGTGGTCCTACCATACCCATTGCAACATTTTCAATTTAGCTTTATTCATTGTCCTCTAGTTTTCTGTGTGGATCAAATATATTGTCATTTTTGTTTCATTATCCTTCGCCATAATATCATTACATTAATATGGGCATATGGCGTCGATGTTCTTTCTCTCCTTTACTTCCCTTTTGCCcccaaaacaaataaataaaataagtgtcATAACAGAACTTATGTTTAGTATAATGTATAATGC belongs to Arachis duranensis cultivar V14167 chromosome 8, aradu.V14167.gnm2.J7QH, whole genome shotgun sequence and includes:
- the LOC107460856 gene encoding glycine-rich protein 2-like translates to MAAETQRSTGTVKWFNAQKGFGFIAPDDGGEDLFVHHSAIRSDGYRTLSEGQPVEFAVDYGDAGRTKAVDVSSMTRSRPFGGGFRGGGGRGGRGRGGGRFGGRYGGGEGRGDGDGYSYGRGGGGGRRGGGYGGGGGPECYNCGRTGHLARDCYQGQGGGNRRRGGGGGGGGGCFNCGEKGHFARECPNAEN